Genomic window (Cucumis sativus cultivar 9930 chromosome 2, Cucumber_9930_V3, whole genome shotgun sequence):
aaacataattgagatttataattaattaaaagatattaaacAATGTATAGTTTAAGCAATTAGtgattatatttgaataaatattcataaacaaatataaaagaaattgagagtGGCATGTGATTTTATTCTAACCATAgtctatatattaaaaaaagaaacttgatAAGTCCACATGTTTTTAAAGGTAAAAGGAAGTGATAAGAGAATAGAATATAGAATttggttgtttgttttaatttgaggCAGCACCCATGAGATGGAAAAGGAACGATGAAAGGGGCAAATTGGGAATATAAGCAAATTGGTATGATGGTGACCATAAGAGAAACAAATGAATGGAAgattcaaaaggaaaaggaaggcAATGGGAGTTTAGTTTCCATCAaagtgtttgaaaattaaactccCTCTTCATTTCCAGCAACACCTAAATTAGTATTACCAAGTCAAACCTTCAACGCCCAATAGCCATCCCCTTCTTCCCCCCATAAAATTCACTTTCTTCTAACTCCATACCTATCACCCCTTGGATCTGATTCTCCAATTACCCATTTCAACTCCACAATGTGTGGGATTTTCGCCTATTTGAATTACAATGTCGACAGAGATAGGCGCTTCATTCTCCAGGTCTTGTTCAATGGCCTCCGCCGTTTGGAGTACAGAGGCTACGATTCCGCTGGGATCTCCATTGATTCTTCCCCTTCTCACTCTCAATTCAATTCGGATCTCACCAATGGCCATTCCCTCCCTCCACTTCCTCTCGTCTTTCGTCAGGCTGGCAATATCGATTCTCTCGTCAAATCTGTTGACCGGggtatttcctttttctttttctctctctgttcttttgttattgggagggtttttttctttctttatttgtgATCTTCATTCACCCTCTTTAGTTGTTCTAACTACGGAATGTCTAATTACTTGTTAATCATGGATTAGTAGTTATTTCTGAGTTAACGTTCTTAATTGAGTTGGATCATGGCTTTTAATGACAGCATGATCTCACAGGGTTAATTTTGTAATACTGCTTTCACATATACTTCATTTAATTCATACATAAATGTTACTATTATGATCAGACATGAATGAAGCTTGTACggtacaatatatttttttttcctgatcTCTCCTCACAATTGTTGGGAATGGCCATCATTGTACCGTTTTCTAATTGAGACTCTGTTTCCCTAAGGAACAAGGACATTGACAGAGCAAAGTTAACTGTTTGTGCTTTTACTTCTCTCCTGTACCTTTTGTGATTGTTTATTGCTAATACTTGTTTCCTTCATTTGTTTGAAGTTAACAACTCCTTGGTCTTGGGAAATTTTAGACATAGCTAACTGTGGCAATGTAAAATCTTCAGATGTTGAATcaatcaatttgaatttggatgAACATTTCTCTGTACATGCTGGGATTGCACATACCCGTTGGGCAACTCATGGAGAGCCAGCTCCAAGGAATAGTCATCCTCAAACCTCTGGTCctgaaaatgaatttttggtTGTTCATAATGGAATTATTACTAATTATGAGGTTTGTTGACAGATTTCCATTACTTTTATctgtttatattttcttatacaaCTAATGCCACGAGTGGAGATTTGAACTTCTAGCCTCAAGTAAATTATTAGATGCTTTAATTGTTCAGCTAAACACATGGTGAACTGCTTGCTGGATCtcaattctatattttttattctgcTACTATTCATGACTCtccaatttatattttacttttaaaattctatttgCTCCAATATTTGACTTTCTCTTCCCTTATGTCTGACCTTCACTAAAACTCTTATCTTCAGGTCTTAAAGGAAACTCTTGTCCGacatggttttgtttttgaatctGATACCGACACGGAAGTGATTCCCAAGCTGGCAAAATTCGTTTTTGATAATGCAACTGAAGGTATAAAAGACTTTTGGTAAACAATACAGCCAAAATGTTGAATAACAAGACCCAGTGAAACAATAACTGTAGTTCTGTGTGTTTCTCTGGCCTACAGGCTCTTTTGGTATACAAATTACACcaaattcttttgtaattagaGCCTCTAATGACTATTAACAATTTGAGGCctcttctttattaattatgtgGGAAGGGGTTTTTTCTACCCCTGCTATACATCTCTGTTtccaatatatacatatatatataatttcctTGGTTATCTTACTACCATTTACCATGGGTGTCTGGTTTCCTCAGTttctataacatttttttgtaattagtaTTTGTTCAAGGAAAACAATTCTTCAGTGTTTTTCCTAAGGACTTTCGAGTGCAATTCCTAACAGCTGTTTAGCTTCTTTGTCGAGTAATTAGTATTTTATCTGCTTATGTTTTTTGTAGTAGAAATACCACCTGTCATGAGTTTAAGTTATGAATATGCTCATTTGAATAGTTTTTTAGTGTTtatcaaaaaatcaaatttcagtTAATGATGGCTCATGTGAATATGATCTTGTTTTACAGGTGGTCAGGCTGTCACATTTAATCAAGTTGTGCTTGAAGTTATGAGGCATCTGGAAGGAGCTTATgctctaatttttaaaagcagACATTACCCGAATGAATTGATTGCTTGCAAACGTGGTAGTCCATTGATCCTCGGAGTTAAAGTAAGTTAAGACTTAAGAATAATAGTAAAAGATTAATGACTGTATGCTCCTCCAACTTGGCCGgtttttttcagaaaaaaaagaaaaattggggTAGTTTGTCTTTTACATCCTtactttctcttctttcctattttgtttgaagttaATCAAAGTCTATTACAATTATGAGGGGTTCATAAACGTAAAAGTTTTCCTGTTATTATTCTGATTTTTGTGATTATTATCCATCATTTCAGCATTTAACATTGATTTTTGTAGGATAACTCTTCACTTTAGGTTTTGTGGAAATTTTGAGGATATCATTGAAGTTGTGATAATTGTTATGGTGTATATATGgtaattttgttcttcaacAAAAAAGTTGTAAGATTTTGTTGAGGATTGGTCCCTTGGGCATTATACTTGCGATGTAAACATCATTCATGTTTGAATTCTAGTAACCACATTTGATGTTgtgtttttctccttttttcttaatgtcTTATCTATCTAGCAAGAGGCTCCATTTAAGTTCAAATTATGTTCTGGTGATATTCAATGAAACTTCTGTATTGTGGCTTTTTACAATACATTATTCAACTTTAACTTCAAATTATGTAAATGTCACTGTACTTATGTCTAACTTCTCTCTTCCtcctttttgtgtttttacTTTAATCCCTATGTTAGGATTTAGCTGAAAATACCTGCAATGGATCAGCCTTCAATGATGACAAGTTTCTTTCGAAAAATGGGCACCCAAAAGAACTTTTCTTATCCAGCGATGCTAATGCAGTAGTTGAACATACAAAGAAAGCCTTGGTGATAGAAGATGGTGAAGTTGTTCATATCaaggtttattttctttcatctcttctctctttttcaacCTTGATTTTTTCTGTGTTGCAACCATAAATTACTGGGTTGTCAACATATTCTTTTGAACTTGCCATTTTGCTTCATTGATTTTGAGCATCTACTTTTCTATAACATTACATGTTGCTTTTGAATGACGAGTAGGTTGGTGTGTGTCTCATtcttattgagaaaaaattatgaaagtttaatcttttgtttctCCAACTTATCACACCAAAATACGGAGCAACTTATAGAGTTGTTGACTTCTAAAGCTTCGGATGCTATAAACAAGGGACTTTTATGTTGTTTGCTTTAGGATGGAGCTATATCCATATTGAAGTTTGACAAGGAAAAGGGGAAAAGTGGTGGAGCTATTTCTAGACCTGCATCAGTGCAACGTGCACTTTCTGTTCTAGAAATGGAGGTTGAGCAAATAAACAAGGGAAGTTATGAGCACTACATGCAGAAAGAAATTCACGAACAGCCTGAATCTTTAACGACCACAATGAGGGGTAGGCTAATACGTCGAGCTTCTtccaaagagaaaaatgttcTCTTGGGTGGACTAAAAGATCGCCTTAAAACAATAAGGCGAAGTAGACgtattgtttttgttggttgtGGTACAAGCTATAATGCTGCTTTAGCTGCCAGGCCTATCCTTGAAGAACTATCTGGTACTGACTGTTAGATTATAAGCATATCTTCCAATTGTGAAAACTGGTGGCTACTGAACTCTctgtatttctttttccttgtcTAATGTAGGTGTTCCCGTTACAATGGAAATTGCTAGTGATCTCTTGGATCGCCAAGGGCCAATATATAGAGAAGATACGGCTGTTTTTGTCAGTCAATCTGGTGAAACTGCAGATACTTTGCATGCCTTGGAATATGCTTTAGAAAACGGAGCATTGTGCGTAGGCATAACAAATACAGTTGGTAGTGCAATAGCTAGGAATACACATTGTGGAATTCATATAAATGCGGGTGCTGAGATTGGTGTTGCAAGTACAAAAGTGAGAATGGATTcaccaaactttttttttttatccaattGATATTGATGGCTCTTATTATAACTTGGAAAATTTACAGGCATACACAAGTCAAATAGTTGTGATGGCCATGATGGCTCTGGCAGTTGGTGGTGACTCAATCTCCcatcaaagaagaagagaggctATAATAGATGGCTTATTTGAATTGCCAAGTAAGTCTTGTTTTACTTCATTGATGTTCCTTCTCATTTATTATATGCTTGGTTTAAATCCTGTTTTGGACTCTAAGCTTCCATGTTGATTTCGTTTAATTTGTCTCTgaacttttaaatgttttgtcTTGGTACTTGAACTTTgcataaaatatcattttgatctTCCAAAAACACCTGACACAGGCACATTCTTATATTCATTTACTTGATTAATTGATGTTTACATGGTAAGTTTTTGAAGTCATATATGGTCAAGTATCGAATGACCAATGAAAAATCACTGGTAtgactaaaatatatatttgacataAACTTAGCGACAGAAATAGAATGTCTTAACTTGACGGACTAAAACAAACCtctaaaaatttagaaactaaaataaaacaagtttgaaaACTCAAGGTTCTAAACAAGATGAACTACATTTTTCTGAGTGTGCAAAAAGGGTTCGTAACTTAAACTTACTTTGACATTCCTAATTGCAGACAAAGTGAGGGAAGTGCTGAAACTTGATCGGGAAATGAAGGATCTTGCTGAACTACTGATTGCTGAGCAGTCACTTCTCGTCTTTGGGAGAGGATACAACTATGCTACAGCGCTTGAAGGTGCTTTGAAAGTAAAGGAAGTGGCACTAATGCACAGTGAAGGATTGCTTGCTGGGGAAATGAAACACGGTCCTTTAGCATTGGTCGACGAAAATCTCCCAATCGTTGTTATTGCTACACGTGATGCTTGCTtcaggtttatttttttgctgGTGCAGaattgtataaattttctaaaacctTCAATTACTGAGTAATCAATCTGTTAACAGCAAGCAGCAGTCTGTCATCCAACAACTTCATGCTCGCAAAGGTCGCCTCATAGTCATGTGTTCCGAAGGGGATGCTCAAAGCGTGTGTCCTGGAGATTCCTGTAGAGTAATAGAAGTTCCCCAAGTTGAGGATTGCCTTCAACCCGTCGTTAATATTATTCCATTACAGGTATTAATGCTGAGTTTTATTGGGTAATTGATTGACCTGAAACGTCAAAACAAGCAGAATAGTtcatttatactaattaaatatgagTAGAAGGTTGATGGTTAAATTATAAGGATCAAGTGTTGTCTAATTGGTCCCTAAATTTTCAGTGTGATGTAATAGGGCCCAAGTTCagtagttattttttaaaattagaagttgAAGTACTCGTTAGACTCTTATTACAATTTAGAGACCAGACATTGCACTGAAATTCAGAGATaaagttacaaaatataacttaaataCCAATTAAAGCTAAGTTTAAATACCGTAGTGTAACATTGTAAAATACAATAgttcatttataattatactaataaaattaagtactGGTTGGCCCTTGAAAGTTAAAATGTGATGGTAGGCTTCTGATTTACGACtcaattctttaaaattcGACCTTTTAGTTCTGTTAGCGAGTGTGCATTGAGAATTAGATTACTTTTTCCAAGTTATCGATGAATTTATGTGGCAGTATATTTGTGTTGAATTATGACATTGCCCTGTTGTGGTTGGTGCAGTTATTGGCATATCATCTCACTGTTCTTAGGGGTTACAATTGTGATCAGCCTAGGAACCTTGCCAAGAGTGTGACAACTGAGTAGTGAACTGCCTCCATTGAcaatatctttcttcttctttcactcttaACACCTCATGAGGATTCGACTTCTTTGCGCAACACTCAGGATCTCCTTGTAGATTGCGACTTCTGATCCTctgatgatttgattttaactaGGGTTGTGAGCCTTGTCCTTTGTACATCAGCAGATAATAGTGGCTGCTGGGCTTTCACAATTCTATTCATTTGGAGGATAATGTGTTGAGttacaataattatgatatgTTTATCTATGCTGCCTTCTTATTTGACTAATCTTCGACTGTTGTGAATATCTATCTCAATCTCAACGCTTTCAAGTCTAGATGGAAATATTATAAAAGGGCAGAACAACCAAAGCATATAATTAGTGAGGGCAGCtatgtcaattaattattgttttgataattaatatcATAGCGCTAAAGATTAGCTTGGTTAAAAGAGTTTGTTCCGTTAATCTTTGATCGCTAGGGCTCATAATTTGTAGGTCCTTCTACTAGCTCACTATgaaattaaacttagaacaaagtggttgagaaatttgaatagtttgaattgatgaaattgttaataatattctatataattaataattacgAATTCATCgagaaatgatatttaaatatttgaaattcaaatagGATCCAAATTAGGCCAATCAGATTGAGCTGGGTTaagtgaaatttaattaattatttgtttattttaaaattgattcttTAAATTAAGAGCAAAAAAGAGAATTATGCTTTTTAGTAAAACATGAAAAGTCACTTTTGACCCTAGAAAGTTAAAGGTTGACTTTGACATTGAATAAGTTGATAATTTCCAAGTATGGTAAATAAGCTATATGCTTATGCTTGGTGTGTTGTTCATCAAACAATTCTTCCATCAAAACCTGAGGATAGAGATATTTGATTGTTAAGTATCAAATTGAATTGCTCATGAGATTTGCAtgtcattttgttatataattacACAGTttgattatgaaaattaaagattcACAAGTGTTCATGACTATTCTCCGACTCAAAATCTCACCAAATCGATAACAAATTTGATCCCATATTCATGTTCTAAGCCTTGACGATGGAGAAATTCCTTTGATGGTCTACTACTTTATTGTGTTCATTTCTATCCACtgtaaagagaaaattttgaactacAATGACAAGTATTCATGAAATTTTGTGTGTTTTAATTCGATCCTCCTTtcttacaaattaatttatccTTCGATAAGTTTATTAGTAGACTAACTTCAAACTTTACTACTTTGTTATCAAAAGatcaatttgttatttaaaaaaaggtaaattggAAATTTAAAACCACGTTGAATTTACTATAAAAgcttaatttcaaaacttcGTAACTTTGCCAGtaaaatctaattttcttaGATATAGTTTCTAATATAGCGAAATGAGCCCatttattcatcaatataacaaacttttactttttttttatctatgaCAGACTTTAATAGACTTAGATAAACACCTATCACTTTAACGATAAATACTTATAGATATCTATTAGGTAATTGCAGTATGTATCACTTTTGAGAAAACTAATAAAGggtataatattttttaatttattttatttttattctcaatTAAACCCTCACAATTAGGTAATCTTGccattagttttttttcttcttttatttctcttctctcttttcttccattcttaGGTTTTGAAACTCGAGTGTGAATCATTccaacatgtttttaattagttttaagtttttatatGTTGTAATGGTTTAGTCTCAAAGAATTTGTGTCTATTTGTTCTATCCTAATCtataacaaaagtaaaattttgttataatgtaaataatttcaacactttttcatttaaaataattttcatctttcatatttcatatatacaatatttaagaaataggACGATtaactttttcattaaaaaaatatcataaaaattgattcaaaATGCACTAGAGGTTATAGAATTCACAATACAAATGTTaagaaataggaagaaaaatgcCACACTCCATTTTAGGTTTTCCCTCCTAACCCTATATCATGAAAACACTTTTTGAAAACAACATTATTCAACTTAAACTTCTATAGAACaagtaatataaaattctaCGAGAATTTCGACAGCATCTCCCCTAAAATATGGGTTAGCCTGAACCCTAAAGAAGATTTTCacttctatatataaaaatttttcttcaaactcaaaatagTATCGAGTGTGTCTCATCACACACTCATCCAACTAGTTCAGAGTCCCAATCAGAGTTTATAATCAACTACGAATtagttacaaaataaatacagTCTAATAAGAGACCTATCAAAACTCAAATCATCATTGTGACTCTCGCTTCTTCTAATCACCCAATGATGCAATACAAAACTTAAGTGTATACATATAAAAAGGATGAGAATATCTACAATCAATGACAGGGAAGCTCAACATATGCTTAGTCCTTGACCTCTACCTAGGGAAGAGAAAACATTGAAACGTGAACTAAAAACTCAGTGAGTGGTAAGTTTTTAGAAGTAAAAGTTTGTAAAACATGCTCTCGAGACTGTGTAAATGTGTGtcgataataaaaaaataattaaaacattatcATTGCACATTATGTAAATAACAAGTAATGCCAACAAACGTGTACGATATAAGGGTCTAACATAGCAGAACTTAAATATACGACCAAGAATAGCTCTCACATGATTCAAGGAATCATGCGGCCAAATTGAGCTCACACATACTTAGTACCCGCCACGATGACAACCTCCATCCAATCCGACCATGGTAGAATACTAAATACACGCTTGAGAATAACTCACACATGATCCATATCCACAGAAAACACATGGCGAGACTGAGCTTACACATATTTAGCACATGGCACAGTAACAACCTCCATCTAATCCAACTTTGAGAGAATACTAGTCCAGAATAGCTCACATGTAATCCATATCCACAAGGAAACACGAGACTAGACTAAGCTCACACAAACTTAGCACCTACCACAGTAACAAACTCGATATATGCTTCTATGTATACATAGAGCCACCCACCATGGGTTAAGTTAAGTCCGAAGTCATATCAGAATCCTCCATCCATATCCGCACCTAGGCTCAGGTTAACAAATCTCTGATCATAACCTCTTTCAGCCTTGAAATCTCCTAactgaagggataaaagccctaGACAGTGGAAGATTTTACCTAACCATTTCTTAACTTAATTTGAAAATCCCAAAATACCAGTatattgacaatatttagaattaaaattctaaataaaaacctaagcatgcttttaaattaaaaaatacaaagaactTACTATTGTTGATGTCTCTGAAtctataatttattgaattgGGACACCACCCGTTGGAGACCTTCCTGTCATctaggatgagattggtttgtgggagCTAATTAGAATGAGAAAAGTTTTCGAGAGaaacaattttgtataaaagcaaaatcatTAGTTCAAGAGAAAACTGTTTTCTACtgcatatttataactttctttCCTTCATGGTTAAGAAAGACCGTATGAGAGAATCATTcgattatattaatttaatagaaatttcaaatcaactaattaattaataattaataattaattaaatcatatttaattaatatttcatttaaatcatatttaatgaatatctctccaatattttatagttttaaattaatttaattaaataaaattaaagtagactattaattaattcttcaattaattaatatctaaattaaatatcttatatttaacttaaattaaatttgaatcatattcaaatataattttgtctcataaccaataattttaatatgaatccaatttacattaaattaatatttgaactcatttaaatattctatctctcataaattaattttgaatcatatccaaaattaaatttatataataaagtttgataaactttatattatagtgtatcactatatattatacCAATTTCCAAAgtatatttgaacatttcaaattacaaccaatataaataaatcacattacTTTTTAGGAGCTAGGAAGGGGACCCAATGGACCTACAAAcaagaagctacaacgatatgagattaattggttaaactcaatcaatattcgttaactgttTACACTctactaaagactcacaactgaactcttctcaatgtagatatattttcgtgtccatggatatagaccaataacagtaaattagtccttcacgagtgttcgtaacaccagctggatcaaattactattttaccaTAGGTTACCTTTAGTCCTTAAATActagtgctcctctaatgaacaacctgtttatggtttaaccaataaatagaaatcCTTCTggtgccatagagagggtaggactctttgttcaagtcccggagacaccatttaagggaacactcatctacttactctatgagtgaatttcatcttatGTAATTATGTTTCTAGCTCTCCACtcagtcttgtccccaaaatgataagcatatgGAGATGATGATCTGACTACTCTTACCTATACAAATTAAAGGACAATCTCTCATGAATatgagttcataatacaccaaagattaagactaagttatctaggtcatcctaaagaaatagaaacctaactagttaacgaagttacatctagtggttactatttcgtagtccgatcttatgcaaactcatttgAATTATGGATTTTAAGATATAAGTCTCTAAAGTAGATTTATGGTTCTGGCCAAAAAATGAGTTTCTGAACAGTGTGGTGGTTTGTCGAGTATCAAGGGTCACTAGGCGAAATGAGTGTGCAAGTTGGTGAGGAAAGAGGTTAGAGATGAGGTTTTCGTTTGTGTTGGGTCCATAGCATTGGCAAGGTATCTGCGTCAAGCCCTACACTCGAAGAGGATGTGCGCAAGATGCAAGACACATGACATGTCCCCTCTTGTGAGGTTAGCACGCAACACGACCTACCCTAGGGTCCTACGCACGTGTGCCAGCCATTGCTACTCACCCCATGCACGCCACTCATGCCAAATATGTGATTTTGGGCTGCTTTCGgtgttttagaaatttttagGCAaagttttggtatttttatGACTTGAGGAAATTGAATGGaattattttccattattcCAGGTCAATAGGAGATCAGGCAAGTTTACAGGCCGAGGGTTTGAGCTACCATCTGTGAGTGACAAAGTGATCTCTAAATGAAGTTTCAAAGCGTATTTTACAAGCTTacttatttagaaaatgattCCAAAGCATGAGCCTAGGAATGTTTTAACAAAGCACGAGCTTAGGAATGTTTTAACAAAGCACGTATTTATTAATGAGAATTGCAAGCAATGATTTATGAGTAAGCTTGagtttttgaaatgaaattgtaaTTTACTGACGTTTTAGAAAGATGCTTAAAAAGCATGAGTTTGATGAGAATGGTTTCAAGTAAGAAAGTCATGTTATTCTATATACCGAGTTCTCGACGGTCAATGTGCACAGTCAGAGTATGGGGCTATGTTGACCACTTTAGCCATTACCATCGAGTTTAGGCAATATAGTATGAACAAGACTCTTCTATCTTGACAAAGTTCAAGCATGACATCATCATGACCAAGTGACGAAGTTCAAGCATGACATCGTCATGACCAAGTTCAAGCATGATATAATCATGACTGAGTTATCAAGTATGGTAGGTCGAGCTAGTTGCTATTATGACCAAGTTTCCAGGGTATAGaataaacaaagataaaagagaaagaattgaattaCTAGTTTAGATTTTATGACCAAGTTTGTAGGTGTCTCagagtttctttttcttctcccgTTTGAATTActagtttagattttatatttctagtgtatattttaataatatggtAGGTTTCTGAATCTTAAAATTTGTACATAATATCTAATAGCTTTAAATCAGACATCCAATTACTCTATTTgatctttctctctctctctccctcttaatccactattgaacaattggtttaaggtccaacctcTAATAACTTGATCATAATAGCAACTACAAATtatgaaaaggaagaataaTGAAAAGGAATTGTATTGGCATTATATTCAACTACAAATTCCTTTTCATTATTCTTCTACAAAAATATACATTGATTTGGATATTTTATGGTCTTAATTAAGCTTCATAATAATAACTGTAAATGATTGTTGAGAATAATATGGATCTGACCTACGTATGAAATGAACATATGAGGCTTACAAGTTATATGTAAATTCTCTGTAACTACTAGAAAGTTCACTTTCGCAATGTACAATTTACAAGCCTGAACGTAGGACTAAAATaacaagacaaaaaaaaaaaaaaaaaaacacttcttTACGTGAGTAGCTAAAACCAAACACAGCCAGAAGCAGTAATATACTTCAtatagagagaagaaaaaagaaaaaaaaaacacttgcGACAGATGAGACAATCACTAAATTATACTAAACTATTAGATTTTTGAAAGCCGACCCAAGCAACAATCTCCTTGCTTAAATTAGGCTATATTAGTATATAGTTGAGGGATTAGAGGTGAAATATTTTTGTGAACTCTTTAtacgaaaaaaaatatgcctcTTTTACCCCCATCAGATATAACTACAAGGAAACAAAGACTGTACATAACAAAAGCAATCCACAAATAGTAGAAGAAAATCTATGGTTTACTGGACCAGCGAAGCGAGACTCTCTCGAAACAAAATCCACAGCATT
Coding sequences:
- the LOC101222628 gene encoding glutamine--fructose-6-phosphate aminotransferase [isomerizing] 2, translated to MCGIFAYLNYNVDRDRRFILQVLFNGLRRLEYRGYDSAGISIDSSPSHSQFNSDLTNGHSLPPLPLVFRQAGNIDSLVKSVDRDVESINLNLDEHFSVHAGIAHTRWATHGEPAPRNSHPQTSGPENEFLVVHNGIITNYEVLKETLVRHGFVFESDTDTEVIPKLAKFVFDNATEGGQAVTFNQVVLEVMRHLEGAYALIFKSRHYPNELIACKRGSPLILGVKDLAENTCNGSAFNDDKFLSKNGHPKELFLSSDANAVVEHTKKALVIEDGEVVHIKDGAISILKFDKEKGKSGGAISRPASVQRALSVLEMEVEQINKGSYEHYMQKEIHEQPESLTTTMRGRLIRRASSKEKNVLLGGLKDRLKTIRRSRRIVFVGCGTSYNAALAARPILEELSGVPVTMEIASDLLDRQGPIYREDTAVFVSQSGETADTLHALEYALENGALCVGITNTVGSAIARNTHCGIHINAGAEIGVASTKAYTSQIVVMAMMALAVGGDSISHQRRREAIIDGLFELPNKVREVLKLDREMKDLAELLIAEQSLLVFGRGYNYATALEGALKVKEVALMHSEGLLAGEMKHGPLALVDENLPIVVIATRDACFSKQQSVIQQLHARKGRLIVMCSEGDAQSVCPGDSCRVIEVPQVEDCLQPVVNIIPLQLLAYHLTVLRGYNCDQPRNLAKSVTTE